In the genome of Streptomyces globosus, one region contains:
- the nhaA gene encoding Na+/H+ antiporter NhaA produces the protein MTAAPPPQRSPFLGVLPWPERRAIAAALRTETIGGLVLLAAAVIALVWANSPLGDVYQQIRDFHFGIPALGLDLSVGHWTADGLLAVFFLVAGIELKRELVVGELRTPATAALPVIAAVCGMAVPAALYVLTAGLGGGSLDGWAVPMATDIAFALAVLAVISTHLPAALRAFLLTLAVVDDLGAILIIAIFFTGDLNFLALGGAFAGLVLFYALQRFRVRGWWWYVPLGVTIWALMYNSGIHATVAGVAMGLILRTTLDKGEESSPGARVAHLVHPFSAGVAVPLFALFAAGVTVSGGALADVFTRPEPLGVVIGLVLGKILGVFGGTYLAARFTRARLNPDLAWADVFGLSVLAGIGFTVALLIGELAFPGQAVTEQIKAAVLIASLASAALAALVLLRRNKVYKRLYEEENIDADEDGIPDIYQREATPAER, from the coding sequence ATGACCGCTGCCCCGCCGCCCCAGCGCTCCCCCTTCCTCGGCGTCCTGCCCTGGCCCGAGCGCCGCGCCATCGCGGCGGCCCTGCGCACCGAGACCATCGGCGGCCTGGTCCTCCTCGCCGCCGCCGTCATCGCACTCGTCTGGGCCAACAGTCCGCTCGGTGACGTCTACCAGCAGATACGCGACTTCCACTTCGGCATACCCGCCCTCGGCCTCGACCTCTCCGTCGGCCACTGGACCGCGGACGGGCTCCTCGCCGTCTTCTTCCTCGTCGCGGGCATCGAGCTCAAGCGGGAACTCGTGGTGGGCGAGCTGCGCACCCCGGCCACGGCCGCCCTGCCCGTCATCGCCGCGGTGTGCGGCATGGCCGTTCCCGCCGCCCTCTACGTGCTGACCGCCGGCCTCGGCGGCGGCAGCCTGGACGGCTGGGCCGTCCCCATGGCCACCGACATCGCCTTCGCCCTCGCCGTCCTCGCCGTCATCTCCACGCACCTCCCCGCCGCGCTGAGGGCCTTCCTCCTCACCCTGGCCGTGGTCGACGACCTCGGCGCCATCCTCATCATCGCGATCTTCTTCACCGGCGATCTGAACTTCCTCGCGCTCGGCGGCGCCTTCGCCGGCCTGGTGCTGTTCTACGCCCTCCAGCGCTTCCGCGTCCGCGGCTGGTGGTGGTACGTCCCGCTCGGCGTCACCATCTGGGCGCTGATGTACAACAGCGGCATCCACGCCACCGTCGCGGGCGTCGCCATGGGCCTGATCCTGCGCACCACCCTCGACAAGGGCGAGGAGTCCTCCCCCGGCGCCCGCGTCGCGCACCTCGTGCACCCCTTCTCGGCCGGCGTGGCCGTGCCCCTCTTCGCCCTCTTCGCGGCCGGTGTCACCGTCTCCGGCGGCGCCCTGGCCGACGTGTTCACCCGGCCGGAGCCCCTCGGCGTCGTCATCGGCCTCGTCCTCGGCAAGATCCTCGGCGTGTTCGGCGGCACCTACCTCGCCGCCCGGTTCACCCGCGCCCGGCTCAACCCGGACCTCGCCTGGGCCGACGTCTTCGGCCTCTCCGTCCTTGCCGGCATCGGGTTCACGGTGGCCCTGCTCATCGGCGAACTGGCCTTCCCCGGCCAGGCCGTCACCGAGCAGATCAAGGCCGCCGTCCTCATCGCCTCCCTCGCCTCCGCAGCCCTGGCCGCCCTCGTCCTGCTGCGCCGCAACAAGGTGTACAAGCGCCTGTACGAGGAGGAGAACATCGATGCCGACGAGGACGGAATCCCCGACATCTACCAGCGCGAAGCCACCCCCGCAGAACGCTGA
- a CDS encoding alanine/glycine:cation symporter family protein, with protein MSLDSFTDSVDEAVSGFFEPIAKWLGDVVFYSVPINGTELPLIVAWLVIAGLVFSAWFGLIQIRKFPLALKVIRGKYDEKGSTGEVNHFQALTAAVSGTVGLGNIAGVAVAVSIGGPGATFWMILCGLLGMATKFVEVTLGVKYREVHADGTVSGGPMHYLPKGLAERFGARGKTLGKVLAVLASAFVLFFGLFGGNLFQVNQSYAQLVSVTGGEDGVIGGSAGALFFGILIAALVGIVLLGGIRSIASVTSKLVPAMAGIYIAACLVVILVNVTAVPAAIGTIIEGAFNPQGVAGGVLGALIIGFKRAAFSNEAGLGSAPIAHSAVKTKHPASEGLVALLEPFIDTVIICTMTALTIVIANPASYVEVRQGGDSIGGVTITSDAFATVLPWFPYILTIAVMLFAISTVLTWGYYCMKAWSHLFGRSKASEITFKVMYTLVAVAGSLLTLQTLIDMADAVLFMLAVINIIGLYLLAPVVKRELNKFLDFARRRDAGEDTEADDDEDQEPAKTTV; from the coding sequence ATGTCTCTCGACTCCTTCACCGACTCCGTAGACGAGGCCGTCAGCGGATTCTTCGAGCCCATAGCCAAGTGGCTCGGTGATGTCGTCTTCTATTCGGTGCCGATCAACGGCACCGAGCTCCCGCTGATCGTCGCCTGGCTTGTCATCGCGGGTCTGGTCTTCTCCGCCTGGTTCGGCCTGATCCAGATACGCAAGTTCCCCCTCGCTCTGAAGGTGATCCGCGGCAAGTACGACGAGAAGGGGTCGACCGGCGAGGTCAACCACTTCCAAGCCCTGACCGCCGCCGTCTCCGGCACGGTCGGCCTCGGCAACATCGCCGGTGTCGCCGTCGCCGTCTCCATCGGCGGTCCCGGCGCGACCTTCTGGATGATCCTCTGCGGCCTGCTCGGCATGGCCACGAAGTTCGTCGAGGTCACCCTCGGCGTGAAGTACCGCGAGGTGCACGCGGACGGCACCGTCTCCGGCGGTCCGATGCACTACCTGCCCAAGGGCCTCGCCGAGCGCTTCGGCGCCCGCGGCAAGACCCTCGGCAAGGTCCTGGCCGTCCTGGCCTCCGCCTTCGTGCTGTTCTTCGGCCTCTTCGGCGGCAACCTCTTCCAGGTCAACCAGTCCTACGCCCAGCTGGTCTCCGTGACCGGCGGTGAAGACGGCGTCATCGGCGGCTCGGCCGGCGCCCTGTTCTTCGGCATCCTGATCGCCGCCCTCGTCGGCATCGTGCTCCTCGGCGGCATCCGCTCCATCGCCTCCGTCACGAGCAAGCTCGTCCCGGCCATGGCCGGCATCTACATCGCCGCCTGCCTCGTCGTCATCCTGGTCAACGTCACCGCCGTCCCGGCCGCGATCGGCACGATCATCGAGGGCGCGTTCAACCCGCAGGGCGTCGCCGGCGGTGTCCTCGGCGCACTGATCATCGGCTTCAAGCGGGCCGCGTTCTCCAACGAGGCGGGCCTCGGCTCCGCCCCGATCGCCCACTCCGCGGTCAAGACCAAGCACCCCGCCAGCGAGGGCCTGGTCGCCCTGCTGGAGCCGTTCATCGACACGGTCATCATCTGCACCATGACCGCGCTGACCATCGTCATCGCCAACCCGGCCAGCTACGTCGAGGTCCGCCAGGGCGGCGACTCCATCGGCGGTGTGACCATCACCTCCGACGCCTTCGCCACCGTCCTGCCCTGGTTCCCGTACATCCTGACCATCGCGGTCATGCTGTTCGCCATCTCCACGGTGCTGACCTGGGGCTACTACTGCATGAAGGCCTGGAGCCACCTCTTCGGCCGCAGCAAGGCCAGCGAGATCACCTTCAAGGTCATGTACACCCTCGTCGCCGTGGCCGGCTCCCTGCTGACCCTGCAGACCCTGATCGACATGGCCGACGCGGTCCTCTTCATGCTGGCCGTCATCAACATCATCGGCCTCTACCTGCTCGCCCCCGTCGTCAAGCGCGAGCTGAACAAGTTCCTCGACTTCGCCCGCCGCCGCGACGCCGGCGAGGACACCGAAGCCGACGACGACGAAGACCAGGAGCCGGCGAAGACCACCGTCTGA
- a CDS encoding DUF6126 family protein encodes MSGKSEADAAAKHAKWLENGVALRAFFYIFGTHVFAGFVWLLFYLGQHAQK; translated from the coding sequence GTGAGCGGGAAGTCCGAGGCCGACGCCGCGGCCAAGCACGCGAAGTGGCTGGAGAACGGGGTCGCGCTGCGCGCCTTCTTCTACATCTTCGGGACCCATGTGTTCGCCGGGTTCGTGTGGCTGCTGTTCTACCTGGGGCAGCACGCCCAGAAGTGA
- a CDS encoding ArsR/SmtB family transcription factor, whose translation MHRTRATGKAGEADHTQAPLYQLKAEFFKTLGHPVRIRVLELLSEREHAVAEMLAEVGIEAASLSQQLAVLRKANLVLTRREGSTVYYRLTSPEVAELLRVARSILSGVLQGQAELLANLRATGPK comes from the coding sequence GTGCACAGGACACGCGCGACGGGCAAAGCAGGCGAGGCCGACCATACACAGGCGCCGCTCTACCAGCTCAAGGCGGAGTTCTTCAAGACGCTCGGCCACCCGGTCCGTATCCGCGTCCTGGAACTGCTGAGCGAGCGCGAGCACGCAGTCGCCGAGATGCTGGCCGAGGTCGGCATCGAAGCGGCCAGCCTCTCCCAGCAGCTGGCCGTCCTGCGCAAGGCCAACCTCGTCCTCACCCGCCGCGAGGGCTCCACCGTGTACTACCGGCTTACGAGCCCCGAAGTCGCCGAACTGCTGCGCGTCGCCCGCAGCATCCTCTCCGGCGTCCTGCAAGGCCAAGCCGAACTCCTGGCCAACCTGCGGGCCACCGGCCCGAAGTAG
- a CDS encoding anti-sigma factor antagonist, with protein sequence MTIEWRYTTHDGLGVLSLAGYLGADATARFTGAVGWAEARGSGPLILDLTQLLGWSVGGQLAVAQAARRLAAAGRTLELAAIPADGSLVPDAGEPAVPVHCDLSAALAAHHGAVPTPPGQGKAAGRKGHTGRRPGSQAPAAPTLL encoded by the coding sequence ATGACGATCGAGTGGCGCTACACGACCCACGACGGTTTGGGCGTACTGTCCCTGGCCGGATACCTCGGCGCGGACGCGACCGCCCGCTTCACCGGCGCCGTCGGCTGGGCCGAAGCACGCGGAAGCGGCCCGCTGATCCTGGACCTGACCCAACTGCTGGGCTGGTCGGTCGGCGGACAGCTCGCGGTCGCCCAGGCCGCCCGGCGCCTGGCCGCCGCCGGACGCACCCTCGAACTGGCCGCGATCCCCGCGGACGGCTCCCTCGTCCCCGACGCCGGTGAACCGGCCGTCCCCGTCCACTGCGACCTGTCGGCCGCCCTCGCCGCTCACCACGGCGCGGTGCCGACGCCGCCCGGCCAGGGCAAGGCGGCAGGCAGGAAGGGGCACACCGGCCGCCGGCCCGGCAGCCAGGCCCCCGCCGCGCCGACCCTCCTGTGA
- a CDS encoding SulP family inorganic anion transporter, translated as MPAGADLRLMARNPRRDLLAGLTVAIVALPLALGFGVSSGLGAEAGLATAVVAGALAAVFGGSNLQVSGPTGAMTVVLVPIVARYGPGGVLTVGVMAGVLLIALALLRAGQYMRYVPAPVVEGFTLGIACVIALQQIPDALGVAKPAGEKVLLVAWRAVEAFIAAPDGTAVGLSLSVAVAMLAGARWRPGIPFSIVAVTAATVAAQLFHLDAAPIGDLPSGLPAPSLAFLDVTALGSLFAPAVAVAALAALESLLSATVADGMTVGQQHDPDKELFGQGIANLAAPLFGGVPATAAIARTAVNVRTGASSRLAALTHAAVLGVIVFAAAPLVSKIPLAALAGVLLATAVRMVEVGALRAMAKATRSDAAVLVLTAAATLALDLVYAVIIGLVVAGALALRAVAAQARLDQVDFRPDLPGEHSDEEHALLAEHIVAYRIDGPLFFAGAHRFLLELSEVSDVRVVILRMSRVTTMDATGALVLRDAVEKLNRRGIAVMASGIRPGQRRALASVGALELLQRDGREYATTPEAIAGARKHLEQAGLLPVRTTPTRTAPGRHRDDRPRPRPRRGSGR; from the coding sequence ATGCCCGCCGGCGCCGATCTCCGGCTGATGGCCCGGAATCCCCGCCGGGACCTGCTCGCCGGGCTGACCGTCGCGATCGTCGCCCTGCCTCTCGCGCTGGGATTCGGGGTGTCGTCCGGCCTCGGCGCCGAGGCGGGGCTGGCCACAGCGGTGGTCGCGGGCGCGCTTGCCGCGGTGTTCGGGGGGTCCAACCTCCAGGTGTCGGGGCCCACGGGTGCGATGACCGTGGTCCTGGTGCCGATCGTGGCCCGGTACGGGCCCGGCGGCGTGCTGACCGTGGGGGTGATGGCGGGTGTGCTGCTGATCGCGCTGGCGCTGCTGCGGGCGGGGCAGTACATGCGGTACGTGCCGGCGCCGGTGGTGGAGGGTTTCACCCTCGGGATCGCGTGCGTGATCGCCCTGCAGCAGATTCCCGACGCCCTCGGGGTGGCCAAGCCCGCGGGGGAGAAGGTGCTCCTGGTGGCCTGGCGGGCGGTGGAGGCGTTCATCGCGGCGCCGGACGGGACCGCGGTCGGCCTGTCCCTCAGTGTGGCCGTGGCGATGCTGGCCGGGGCCCGGTGGCGGCCGGGAATCCCGTTCTCCATCGTCGCGGTCACCGCCGCTACCGTCGCCGCGCAGCTCTTCCACCTGGACGCGGCCCCCATCGGGGACCTCCCTTCCGGGCTCCCGGCCCCCTCCCTGGCCTTCCTCGACGTCACCGCGCTCGGTTCGCTGTTCGCTCCCGCGGTTGCCGTGGCGGCGCTGGCCGCGCTGGAGTCGCTGCTGTCGGCGACGGTGGCGGACGGGATGACGGTGGGGCAGCAGCACGACCCGGACAAGGAGTTGTTCGGCCAGGGCATCGCCAACCTCGCCGCTCCGCTCTTCGGCGGCGTCCCCGCGACGGCCGCGATAGCCCGGACCGCGGTCAACGTCCGCACCGGCGCCTCCTCCCGCCTCGCCGCCCTGACCCACGCCGCGGTCCTCGGCGTCATCGTGTTCGCCGCGGCCCCCCTGGTCTCGAAGATCCCCCTCGCCGCCCTCGCCGGCGTACTGCTGGCGACCGCGGTGCGGATGGTCGAGGTCGGCGCGTTGCGGGCGATGGCGAAGGCCACCCGCTCCGACGCCGCGGTCCTCGTCCTGACCGCCGCGGCCACCCTGGCACTCGATCTCGTCTACGCGGTGATCATCGGGCTCGTCGTCGCCGGGGCGCTCGCCCTGCGCGCGGTGGCGGCCCAAGCCCGCCTCGACCAGGTCGACTTCCGCCCGGACCTCCCCGGGGAGCACAGCGACGAGGAGCACGCGCTCCTGGCCGAGCACATCGTCGCCTACCGGATCGACGGGCCGCTGTTCTTCGCCGGCGCCCACCGCTTCCTGCTCGAACTCTCCGAGGTCTCCGATGTGCGGGTGGTCATCCTGCGCATGTCGCGCGTGACGACGATGGACGCCACCGGAGCCCTCGTGCTCAGGGACGCGGTCGAGAAGCTGAACCGGCGCGGCATCGCCGTGATGGCCTCCGGCATCCGCCCCGGCCAGCGCCGGGCCCTGGCGTCCGTCGGCGCCCTCGAACTCCTCCAGCGCGACGGCCGCGAGTACGCCACCACCCCCGAGGCGATCGCCGGGGCCCGCAAGCACCTCGAACAGGCCGGGCTCCTGCCCGTCCGCACCACCCCCACCCGCACCGCACCCGGAAGGCACCGCGATGACCGCCCCCGCCCCCGCCCCCGCCGCGGGTCGGGCCGATGA
- a CDS encoding MBL fold metallo-hydrolase RNA specificity domain-containing protein: protein MSWSAPSAAAAGASVRPALLTFLGGVRTVTGSKFLVESDHARILVDCGLFQGVADLRRRNWGKLPCAAADIHAVVVTHAHLDHCGYLPRLVRHGFRGPILASAATARLAGIVLRDSARLQMEAAAHANRHGWSKHRPAKPLYDDDDVDLTVRFFDPVAVGSEVEIMAGTKLVLHRGGHILGSAWAHLTLEDGHTLAVSGDLGRPGHPLLLPPEPFSGADVLLMESTYGNRRHDPEGARREFAAVITRALGRGGTVVIPAFAIDRTEVVLHELAALRSDGTLPRRVPVYVDSPMALAALDVYRDAVRSRSPELRPEIAARGEAAISPEPFLAARTVQESIDINNAPGPAVIVSSAGMATGGRVLHHLRRILPDPRNAVVVVGFAADGTRARDLVDGARTLKMFGEYVPVRAEVADVPHFSAHADAAQIIDWLRAAPAPHTTYLVHGEETAAEALRDRIDGELGWTAVVPRSGEAVLVR from the coding sequence ATGTCCTGGTCAGCCCCGTCCGCTGCTGCCGCCGGTGCCTCCGTCCGCCCGGCTCTCCTGACCTTCCTCGGCGGTGTACGCACGGTCACCGGCAGCAAGTTCCTCGTCGAGAGCGACCACGCGCGGATCCTCGTCGACTGCGGGCTCTTCCAAGGCGTCGCCGACCTGCGCCGCCGCAACTGGGGCAAGCTGCCCTGCGCCGCCGCCGACATCCACGCCGTCGTCGTCACCCACGCCCACCTGGACCACTGCGGCTACCTCCCGCGCCTGGTCCGCCACGGCTTCCGCGGGCCCATCCTGGCCAGCGCCGCCACCGCCCGGCTCGCCGGGATCGTCCTCCGCGACAGCGCCCGCCTCCAGATGGAGGCCGCCGCGCACGCGAACAGGCACGGCTGGTCCAAGCACCGGCCGGCGAAGCCGCTCTACGACGATGACGACGTCGACCTCACGGTGAGGTTCTTCGACCCGGTGGCCGTGGGGAGCGAGGTCGAGATCATGGCCGGGACGAAGCTCGTGCTGCACCGCGGCGGCCACATCCTGGGCTCTGCCTGGGCCCACCTGACCCTGGAGGACGGCCACACCCTCGCCGTCAGCGGCGACCTCGGCCGTCCGGGCCACCCGCTCCTCCTGCCGCCCGAGCCGTTCTCCGGCGCCGACGTCCTGCTCATGGAGTCGACGTACGGCAACCGCCGGCACGACCCGGAGGGCGCCCGGCGCGAGTTCGCCGCCGTGATCACCCGCGCGCTGGGCCGAGGCGGCACCGTCGTCATCCCCGCCTTCGCGATCGACCGGACGGAAGTGGTCCTGCACGAGCTGGCGGCTCTCCGCAGCGACGGCACCCTGCCCCGCCGCGTGCCCGTCTACGTCGACAGCCCCATGGCCCTGGCCGCCCTGGACGTCTACCGGGACGCCGTACGGTCCCGCTCCCCCGAGCTGCGGCCCGAGATCGCCGCCCGGGGCGAGGCCGCGATCAGCCCGGAACCCTTCCTGGCCGCCCGTACCGTCCAGGAGTCGATCGACATCAACAACGCCCCCGGACCGGCGGTCATCGTCTCCTCCGCCGGCATGGCCACGGGCGGACGCGTCCTGCACCACCTCCGCCGGATCCTGCCCGACCCCCGCAACGCCGTGGTCGTCGTCGGCTTCGCCGCGGACGGGACACGCGCACGGGACCTGGTGGACGGCGCCCGCACCCTGAAGATGTTCGGCGAGTACGTCCCCGTGCGCGCCGAGGTCGCCGACGTCCCGCACTTCTCCGCGCACGCCGACGCCGCCCAGATCATCGACTGGCTGCGCGCAGCTCCCGCCCCGCACACCACGTACCTCGTACACGGCGAGGAGACCGCCGCCGAGGCGCTGCGGGACCGGATCGACGGCGAGCTGGGCTGGACGGCCGTCGTACCCAGGTCCGGTGAGGCCGTCCTGGTCCGCTGA
- a CDS encoding flavodoxin domain-containing protein: MTTKRVLVAYGTKHGATAGIAEEIGRTLREDGFEAVVLPASDVGDVRDFDAVVLGGAVYAGRWSDKAKRCAERNAESLRHRPVWLFSSGPLDRSAEERDIPPAPAVARQMQLIGAREHMTFGGSVTARTPGLLARSMLRQGKGGDYRNPERIRNWAHHISAELTAA, translated from the coding sequence ATGACCACCAAGAGAGTTCTGGTTGCGTACGGCACCAAGCACGGTGCCACCGCCGGCATCGCCGAGGAGATCGGCAGGACCCTCCGCGAGGACGGGTTCGAGGCCGTCGTCCTTCCCGCGAGCGACGTCGGCGACGTCCGCGATTTCGACGCCGTCGTCCTCGGCGGCGCGGTCTACGCCGGACGCTGGAGCGACAAGGCCAAGCGCTGCGCCGAACGCAACGCCGAGTCCCTGCGGCACCGCCCCGTGTGGCTGTTCAGCAGCGGCCCGCTCGACCGCTCCGCCGAGGAGCGGGACATCCCTCCCGCTCCCGCCGTCGCCCGGCAGATGCAGCTCATCGGTGCACGAGAGCACATGACCTTCGGAGGCAGCGTCACGGCCCGTACCCCCGGACTCCTCGCCCGGTCGATGCTCCGGCAGGGCAAGGGCGGCGACTACCGGAACCCCGAACGCATCCGCAACTGGGCCCACCACATCAGCGCCGAGCTCACCGCCGCCTGA
- a CDS encoding Rv1733c family protein, which produces MNHRTSGRAANPLRRRADRTRFRLHAAFVLACLIAVFCGAAAGWTAWTDSSRAAEAVARHRHAVTATTVGGTSYRAEDGPSGRTLTVAPATWNYPPDRTHRHTVSVPAETRTGDTVRVWVDDRGNPAAAPPGTPEVVFEAFGLGTLALTGILLVSGALVRVGLRIVDVRASRAWESEWESVEPVWSGRLRPGQGADDG; this is translated from the coding sequence ATGAACCACCGGACCTCAGGACGGGCGGCCAACCCGCTGCGACGAAGGGCCGACCGCACGCGCTTCCGCCTGCACGCCGCCTTCGTCCTTGCCTGCCTGATCGCCGTGTTCTGCGGTGCGGCCGCCGGGTGGACCGCCTGGACCGACAGCAGCCGCGCCGCCGAGGCGGTCGCGCGCCACCGGCACGCCGTGACAGCCACCACGGTCGGCGGGACCAGCTACCGGGCCGAAGACGGACCGAGTGGGAGGACCCTCACCGTTGCCCCCGCCACCTGGAACTATCCGCCTGACCGCACCCACCGGCACACCGTGTCCGTCCCTGCGGAAACCCGGACGGGCGACACGGTCCGCGTGTGGGTCGACGACCGGGGCAACCCCGCGGCCGCCCCGCCCGGGACTCCCGAGGTCGTGTTCGAGGCGTTCGGTCTCGGCACGCTGGCGCTGACCGGGATCCTGCTCGTGTCAGGTGCCCTCGTCCGTGTCGGCCTCCGGATCGTCGACGTACGGGCCTCCCGGGCCTGGGAATCCGAGTGGGAGAGCGTCGAGCCCGTCTGGTCCGGCCGCCTGCGCCCGGGTCAGGGAGCGGACGATGGCTGA